One window of the Epinephelus moara isolate mb chromosome 24, YSFRI_EMoa_1.0, whole genome shotgun sequence genome contains the following:
- the ippk gene encoding inositol-pentakisphosphate 2-kinase: MELDKMDENDWKYHGEGNKSLVVSHVQLSRVLRLLKYPAENSENPPQTVEQAFRQIQNIVDFSSNVMSSLLGEKFIHSGEVVKLPLEFVRQLSIKVQHQRPAWRCDKVMDIYSGCALCLPNLTSPALHPSTHTPPLCIEIKPKCGFLPSSKHVSKDIKTKVCRFCMHQHYKVANGKWKRRSLYCPLDLFSGNRQRMHFAIRHLIEEPQNNFKIFKGGQCIYSSKEGSDDSLDLNSLLHHLRPYFLYGNNRINSHMTSKAVLNDFIQVLVNALLSGGGGDGGVVTDRRGEGRSFCEASLFNKERIRHGSQGLPSDSVLFRILQTQMLDTLDIEGLYPLYRCVEQHLQDFPKERTRLQMDGPYNEAFLEKLQKCPTEDDGSVEYAVAKVHQYRVAMTAKDCSIMVALVPSSEEEEDDEGLSSQRRLRDFLSSRPPAFSYSVSILDLDPKPFDSIPRQLRLDQKIVSCYLRTGGTLPKGSLPPLSGIFTAAEREDCTLLFHPV, from the exons ATGGAACTGGACAAAATGGACGAGAACGACTGGAAGTATCACGGAGAGGGGAACAAGAGCCTGGTGGTCTCACACGTACAG CTTTCCAGAGTTCTACGCCTGCTCAAGTATCCGGCCGAGAACTCTGAAAATCCACCACAG ACGGTGGAACAGGCCTTCCGGCAGATCCAGAACATTGTTGACTTCAGCTCCAATGTGATGAGCAGCCTGCTGGGAGAGAAGTTCATCCACAGTGGG GAAGTGGTCAAACTGCCGCTGGAGTTTGTACGACAACTGTCAATCAAAGTTCAACATCAAAGACCtg cctgGCGCTGTGATAAGGTGATGGACATCTACAGCGGCTGTGCTCTCTGTTTGCCCAACCTGACATCTCCAGCACTCCACCCAtcaacacacactcctccactCTGCATCGAGAtcaag CCTAAATGTGGTTTCCTGCCGTCCTCCAAACATGTCAGCAAAGACATCAAGACCAAAGTGTGTCGCTTCTGCATGCACCAACACTACAAG GTGGCCAATGGGAAGTGGAAGAGACGCAGTCTGTACTGTCCTCTAGACCTGTTCTCAGG GAACAGACAGAGAATGCACTTTGCCATCAGACACCTGATAGAAGAACCTCAGAACAACTTCAAAATCTTCAAG GGCGGTCAGTGTATCTACAGCAGTAAGGAGGGCAGTGACGACTCCTTGGACCTGAACTCTCTGCTGCATCATCTCAGACCGTACTTCCTGTACGGAAACAACCGAATCAACAGTCACATGACCAGCAAAGCTGTCCTGAACGACTTCATCCAG gTCCTGGTGAACGCCCTGCTGAGTGGtggaggaggggatggagggGTGGTGACAGACAGACGAGGAGAAGGGCGGAGCTTCTGTGAAGCGAGTCTGTTCAACAAGGAGAGAATTCGCCACG GCTCTCAGGGTTTACCCAGCGACAGTGTTTTGTTCAGGATTCTTCAGACTCAGATGTTGGACACACTGGACATTGAGGGACTTTACCCTTTGTACCGCTGTGTGGAGCAACACCTGCAGGACTTCCCCAAGGAGAG AACTCGTCTTCAGATGGACGGGCCGTACAACGAGGCCTTCCTGGAGAAGCTGCAGAAATGTCCGACTGAGGATGACGGCTCTGTGGAATACGCTGTTGCCAAG GTCCACCAGTACCGCGTCGCCATGACAGCCAAGGACTGCTCCATCATGGTCGCCCTGGTGCCCAGcagtgaggaagaagaggacgaTGAAGG tCTCTCCAGTCAGAGGCGGCTCAGGGACTTCCTCTCCTCCAGACCTCCTGCTTTCTCTTACTCAGTCTCCATTTTGGATCTGGACCCGAAACCGTTTGACAGCATCCCCCGCCAGCTGCGCCTGGACCAGAAGATCGTCTCTTGCTACCTGAGGACTGGTGGAACCTTGCCAAAGGGCTCTCTGCCGCCACTCTCTGGCATCTTcacagctgcagagagagaggactgCACGCTGCTCTTTCACCCCGTGTGA
- the rbbp5 gene encoding retinoblastoma-binding protein 5 isoform X1 has translation MNLELLESFGQNYPEEADGTLDCISMALTCTFNRWGTLLAVGCNDGRIVIWDFLTRGIAKIISAHIHPVCSLCWSRDGHKLVSASTDNIVSQWDVLTGDCDQRFRFPSPILKLQCHPRDMDKVLVCPMKSAPVLLTLSDSKHVVLPVDDDSDLNVVAAFDRRGEYIYTGNAKGKILVLNTNTQELVASFRVTTGTSNTTAIKSIEFARKGSCFLINTADRIIRVYDGREILTCGRDGEPEPMQKLQDLVNRTPWKRCCFSGDGEYIVAGSARQHALYIWEKSIGNLVKILHGTRGELLLDVAWHPVRPIIASISSGVVSIWAQNQVENWSAFAPDFKELDENVEYEERESEFDIEDEDKSEPEQTGADAAEDEEVDVTTVDPIVAFCSSDEELEDYKALLYLPIAPEVEDPEENPFGPPPDASVQTATPDDALASGDKKQRQPSSEGGPAKKKARTTTIELQGVPSDEVHPLLGVKGDGKSKKKTAGRPKGSKGKDKDFPFRPKPYRGERPSFPMEALGSSGSGGGGGGGGMKGRAEGVLATGSLVSQSYKQHDIGGMD, from the exons ATGAATCTAGAACTGCTCg AATCGTTCGGGCAAAACTATCCAGAG gaGGCAGATGGCACTCTGGACTGTATCAGTATGGCACTCACCTGCACCTTCAACCGCTGGGGCACCCTGCTGGCTGTGGGCTGCAACGACGGTCGCATTGTCATCTGGGACTTCCTCACGCGGGGCATCGCCAAAATCATCAGCGCACACATCCATCCGGTCTGCTCATTATG ctggaGTCGAGACGGCCACAAGTTGGTGAGTGCCTCCACAGACAACATAGTCTCACAGTGGGATGTCCTGACTGGAGACTGTGACCAGAGGTTCCGCTTCCCCTCACCCATCCTTAAACTGCAGTGCCACCCCAGAGACAT GGACAAGGTGCTGGTGTGTCCCATGAAGTCAGCCCCAGTCCTGCTAACTCTGTCAGACTCAAAACATGTTGTCCTACCTGTTGACGACGACTCAGACCTGAATGTGGTGGCGGCCTTTGACAGACGGGGGGAATATATCTACACTGGGAATGCTAAAGGAAAG ATTCTGGTGTTGAACACAAATACTCAGGAGCTGGTTGCTTCCTTCAGAGTGACAACTGGCACCAGCAACACCACCGCCATCAAGTCAATTGAATTTGCACGCAAGGGCAG TTGCTTCCTCATAAACACAGCAGACCGGATCATCAGGGTGTATGATGGCAGGGAGATACTGACCTGTGGCCGAGATGGTGAACCTGAACCCATGCAGAAACTACAGGACCTGGTCAACAG GACTCCGTGGAAACGCTGCTGTTTCTCAGGTGATGGTGAGTACATCGTGGCTGGTTCAGCCAGGCAGCATGCGCTCTACATCTGGGAGAAGAGCATCGGCAACCTGGTGAAGATCCTTCATGGAACCAGAGGGGAGCTGCTGCTGGATGTTGCT TGGCATCCTGTCCGTCCAATTATCGCCTCCATCTCCAGTGGAGTGGTGTCCATCTGGGCTCAGAACCAAGTG GAAAACTGGAGCGCTTTTGCTCCAGACTTTAAAGAGCTGGATGAGAATGTGGAGTATGAGGAGCGAGAGTCTGAGTTTGATATTGAGGACGAAGATAAGAGTGAACCCGAGCAGACAG GTGCAGACGCTGCAGAGGATGAAGAAGTGGATGTCACCACTGTTGACCCCATAGTTGCTTTTTGCAGCAG tGACGAGGAGCTGGAGGACTACAAGGCCCTGCTGTACCTGCCAATCGCCCCCGAAGTCGAAGATCCAGAGGAAAACCCCTTCGGCCCCCCGCCGGACGCCTCGGTCCAGACAGCCACTCCAGATGACGCATTAGCCAGCGGCGACAAGAAGCAGCGGCAGCCTTCGTCGGAAGGAGGCCCGGCCAAGAAGAAGGCTCGCACCACCACCATTGAACTGCAGGGGGTGCCCAGTGACG AGGTGCACCCCCTACTGGGAGTGAAGGGGGATGGCAAGTCCAAGAAGAAGACAGCAGGCCGGCCCAAAGGCTCCAAAGGTAAAGACAAAGACTTCCCCTTCAGGCCCAAGCCCTACAGGGGCGAACGGCCCTCCTTCCCCATGGAGGCCCTGGGCAGCTCTggctcaggaggaggaggaggaggaggagggatgaagGGCAGGGCAGAGGGGGTCCTGGCCACAG GGAGTCTTGTTTCGCAGTCGTACAAACAACACGACATCGGAGGGATGGACTGA
- the rbbp5 gene encoding retinoblastoma-binding protein 5 isoform X2, translating into MNLELLESFGQNYPEEADGTLDCISMALTCTFNRWGTLLAVGCNDGRIVIWDFLTRGIAKIISAHIHPVCSLCWSRDGHKLVSASTDNIVSQWDVLTGDCDQRFRFPSPILKLQCHPRDMDKVLVCPMKSAPVLLTLSDSKHVVLPVDDDSDLNVVAAFDRRGEYIYTGNAKGKILVLNTNTQELVASFRVTTGTSNTTAIKSIEFARKGSCFLINTADRIIRVYDGREILTCGRDGEPEPMQKLQDLVNRTPWKRCCFSGDGEYIVAGSARQHALYIWEKSIGNLVKILHGTRGELLLDVAWHPVRPIIASISSGVVSIWAQNQVENWSAFAPDFKELDENVEYEERESEFDIEDEDKSEPEQTGADAAEDEEVDVTTVDPIVAFCSSDEELEDYKALLYLPIAPEVEDPEENPFGPPPDASVQTATPDDALASGDKKQRQPSSEGGPAKKKARTTTIELQGVPSDEVHPLLGVKGDGKSKKKTAGRPKGSKGSLVSQSYKQHDIGGMD; encoded by the exons ATGAATCTAGAACTGCTCg AATCGTTCGGGCAAAACTATCCAGAG gaGGCAGATGGCACTCTGGACTGTATCAGTATGGCACTCACCTGCACCTTCAACCGCTGGGGCACCCTGCTGGCTGTGGGCTGCAACGACGGTCGCATTGTCATCTGGGACTTCCTCACGCGGGGCATCGCCAAAATCATCAGCGCACACATCCATCCGGTCTGCTCATTATG ctggaGTCGAGACGGCCACAAGTTGGTGAGTGCCTCCACAGACAACATAGTCTCACAGTGGGATGTCCTGACTGGAGACTGTGACCAGAGGTTCCGCTTCCCCTCACCCATCCTTAAACTGCAGTGCCACCCCAGAGACAT GGACAAGGTGCTGGTGTGTCCCATGAAGTCAGCCCCAGTCCTGCTAACTCTGTCAGACTCAAAACATGTTGTCCTACCTGTTGACGACGACTCAGACCTGAATGTGGTGGCGGCCTTTGACAGACGGGGGGAATATATCTACACTGGGAATGCTAAAGGAAAG ATTCTGGTGTTGAACACAAATACTCAGGAGCTGGTTGCTTCCTTCAGAGTGACAACTGGCACCAGCAACACCACCGCCATCAAGTCAATTGAATTTGCACGCAAGGGCAG TTGCTTCCTCATAAACACAGCAGACCGGATCATCAGGGTGTATGATGGCAGGGAGATACTGACCTGTGGCCGAGATGGTGAACCTGAACCCATGCAGAAACTACAGGACCTGGTCAACAG GACTCCGTGGAAACGCTGCTGTTTCTCAGGTGATGGTGAGTACATCGTGGCTGGTTCAGCCAGGCAGCATGCGCTCTACATCTGGGAGAAGAGCATCGGCAACCTGGTGAAGATCCTTCATGGAACCAGAGGGGAGCTGCTGCTGGATGTTGCT TGGCATCCTGTCCGTCCAATTATCGCCTCCATCTCCAGTGGAGTGGTGTCCATCTGGGCTCAGAACCAAGTG GAAAACTGGAGCGCTTTTGCTCCAGACTTTAAAGAGCTGGATGAGAATGTGGAGTATGAGGAGCGAGAGTCTGAGTTTGATATTGAGGACGAAGATAAGAGTGAACCCGAGCAGACAG GTGCAGACGCTGCAGAGGATGAAGAAGTGGATGTCACCACTGTTGACCCCATAGTTGCTTTTTGCAGCAG tGACGAGGAGCTGGAGGACTACAAGGCCCTGCTGTACCTGCCAATCGCCCCCGAAGTCGAAGATCCAGAGGAAAACCCCTTCGGCCCCCCGCCGGACGCCTCGGTCCAGACAGCCACTCCAGATGACGCATTAGCCAGCGGCGACAAGAAGCAGCGGCAGCCTTCGTCGGAAGGAGGCCCGGCCAAGAAGAAGGCTCGCACCACCACCATTGAACTGCAGGGGGTGCCCAGTGACG AGGTGCACCCCCTACTGGGAGTGAAGGGGGATGGCAAGTCCAAGAAGAAGACAGCAGGCCGGCCCAAAGGCTCCAAAG GGAGTCTTGTTTCGCAGTCGTACAAACAACACGACATCGGAGGGATGGACTGA